In Lycium ferocissimum isolate CSIRO_LF1 chromosome 11, AGI_CSIRO_Lferr_CH_V1, whole genome shotgun sequence, a single genomic region encodes these proteins:
- the LOC132036902 gene encoding uncharacterized protein LOC132036902 isoform X1 translates to MSTSGEDFSQFGISVEEKDKLVAEVIRYVLFKTEQSSGCPIKREELTQLITGKNYRQRNLPAFVINEAKSKLSSIFGFEMRELQRSRSSANQNSRASQQVAADSKSYVLISQLPADIYKACVEDEKKSHVTALTFVVTSIVKLAGGKINEENLWHQLRRLGLSETDESHPVHGNVKLALEAIVQQRYLHKEKVKGPEGNTTFYELAERALDGPINDGMKEHIAKICVAVIYLLQEKYRLDIERTTILASTNYMLCFSLFGELG, encoded by the exons ATGTCTACTTCTGGTGAAGATTTTTCTCAATTTGGCATTTCAGtagag GAAAAAGACAAGCTTGTAGCAGAGGTGATTCGGTATGTATTATTCAAGACTGAACAGAGTTCAGGGTGCCCAATAAAGAGGGAGGAATTAACTCAATTGATCACTGGCAAGAATTATCGTCAAAGAAATCTGCCTGCTTTTGTTATCAATGAGGCGAAATCGAAGCTTTCCTCCATTTTTGGGTTTGAAATGAGGGAACTTCAACGTTCCCGATCTTCTGCTAATCAAAACTCTCGCGCATCTCAGCAAG TGGCAGCTGATTCAAAGTCATATGTTCTCATAAGTCAGCTACCCGCAGATATATACAAGGCATGTGTGGAGGATGAAAAGAAATCACATGTCACTGCTCTTACTTTTGTCGTTACTAGCATTGTTAAACTTGCTGGAGGAAAAATTAATGAAG AAAATCTTTGGCATCAGTTGAGACGGCTGGGATTGTCTGAAACTGATGAAAGCCATCCTGTTCACGGAAACGTCAAACTAGCATTGGAAGCAATTGTTCAACAAAG ATACTTGCACAAAGAGAAAGTTAAAGGTCCAGAAGGTAATACAACGTTTTATGAACTTGCTGAGAGGGCACTAGATGGGCCAATTAATGATGGAATGAAAGAGCATATAGCAAAG ATTTGTGTGGCTGTCATTTATTTGTTGCAAGAAAAATATCGACTAGATATCGAACGTACCACAATCCTTGCATCAACAAACTATATGCTTTGTTTCTCCCTATTTGGGGAGCTGGGATAA
- the LOC132036902 gene encoding uncharacterized protein LOC132036902 isoform X2: protein MFMIVGNKGSPTELGKEKDKLVAEVIRYVLFKTEQSSGCPIKREELTQLITGKNYRQRNLPAFVINEAKSKLSSIFGFEMRELQRSRSSANQNSRASQQVAADSKSYVLISQLPADIYKACVEDEKKSHVTALTFVVTSIVKLAGGKINEENLWHQLRRLGLSETDESHPVHGNVKLALEAIVQQRYLHKEKVKGPEGNTTFYELAERALDGPINDGMKEHIAKICVAVIYLLQEKYRLDIERTTILASTNYMLCFSLFGELG from the exons atgtttatgattgttgggaataagggttcgcccaccgagttgggaaag GAAAAAGACAAGCTTGTAGCAGAGGTGATTCGGTATGTATTATTCAAGACTGAACAGAGTTCAGGGTGCCCAATAAAGAGGGAGGAATTAACTCAATTGATCACTGGCAAGAATTATCGTCAAAGAAATCTGCCTGCTTTTGTTATCAATGAGGCGAAATCGAAGCTTTCCTCCATTTTTGGGTTTGAAATGAGGGAACTTCAACGTTCCCGATCTTCTGCTAATCAAAACTCTCGCGCATCTCAGCAAG TGGCAGCTGATTCAAAGTCATATGTTCTCATAAGTCAGCTACCCGCAGATATATACAAGGCATGTGTGGAGGATGAAAAGAAATCACATGTCACTGCTCTTACTTTTGTCGTTACTAGCATTGTTAAACTTGCTGGAGGAAAAATTAATGAAG AAAATCTTTGGCATCAGTTGAGACGGCTGGGATTGTCTGAAACTGATGAAAGCCATCCTGTTCACGGAAACGTCAAACTAGCATTGGAAGCAATTGTTCAACAAAG ATACTTGCACAAAGAGAAAGTTAAAGGTCCAGAAGGTAATACAACGTTTTATGAACTTGCTGAGAGGGCACTAGATGGGCCAATTAATGATGGAATGAAAGAGCATATAGCAAAG ATTTGTGTGGCTGTCATTTATTTGTTGCAAGAAAAATATCGACTAGATATCGAACGTACCACAATCCTTGCATCAACAAACTATATGCTTTGTTTCTCCCTATTTGGGGAGCTGGGATAA
- the LOC132036902 gene encoding uncharacterized protein LOC132036902 isoform X3, producing the protein MSTSGEDFSQFGISVEEKDKLVAEVIRYVLFKTEQSSGCPIKREELTQLITGKNYRQRNLPAFVINEAKSKLSSIFGFEMRELQRSRSSANQNSRASQQVAADSKSYVLISQLPADIYKACVEDEKKSHVTALTFVVTSIVKLAGGKINEENLWHQLRRLGLSETDESHPVHGNVKLALEAIVQQRYLHKEKVKGPEGNTTFYELAERALDGPINDGMKEHIAKIVNKDIASVDAD; encoded by the exons ATGTCTACTTCTGGTGAAGATTTTTCTCAATTTGGCATTTCAGtagag GAAAAAGACAAGCTTGTAGCAGAGGTGATTCGGTATGTATTATTCAAGACTGAACAGAGTTCAGGGTGCCCAATAAAGAGGGAGGAATTAACTCAATTGATCACTGGCAAGAATTATCGTCAAAGAAATCTGCCTGCTTTTGTTATCAATGAGGCGAAATCGAAGCTTTCCTCCATTTTTGGGTTTGAAATGAGGGAACTTCAACGTTCCCGATCTTCTGCTAATCAAAACTCTCGCGCATCTCAGCAAG TGGCAGCTGATTCAAAGTCATATGTTCTCATAAGTCAGCTACCCGCAGATATATACAAGGCATGTGTGGAGGATGAAAAGAAATCACATGTCACTGCTCTTACTTTTGTCGTTACTAGCATTGTTAAACTTGCTGGAGGAAAAATTAATGAAG AAAATCTTTGGCATCAGTTGAGACGGCTGGGATTGTCTGAAACTGATGAAAGCCATCCTGTTCACGGAAACGTCAAACTAGCATTGGAAGCAATTGTTCAACAAAG ATACTTGCACAAAGAGAAAGTTAAAGGTCCAGAAGGTAATACAACGTTTTATGAACTTGCTGAGAGGGCACTAGATGGGCCAATTAATGATGGAATGAAAGAGCATATAGCAAAG ATCGTGAACAAAGATATTGCCTCGGTGGACGCTGACTAG